DNA from Dehalococcoidia bacterium:
CTTATAAGCCCCGTAGATAGGGTTGGTTTGATGGCGCGACCCCAGTCGTCTTTCAACTACCCCCGAGATAAGATAATAGGCGGCGATGTAAGAGAGCATCGATATCTGGCCATCCAACAGTGCCACATCAACTCTTTGCCCTTCGCCGGTACGTTCCCGGGCATATAGCGCAGACGTGATACCTTGAGCGGCAAACATTCCCCCCGCCAGGTCAGCAATCGGTATCCCCGATCGCGCCGGTGGATAGCTGGGGTCAGGATGGCCGGTGATACTCATGCCTCCACTCAAGGCCTGGATTATCAAATCAAAAGCTGGCCTATCCTTGTAGGGTCCTCTATTCCCAAATCCGGTAAGGGAACAGGAGATGATGCGCGGGTTGATCCGTTTCAGGGTTTCATAATCAACTCCCAACTTCGCCATAACGTCCGGCCGGAAGTTATCGTAGACAACATCTGACTTCCTAGTCAGGTCATAAAAGACCTCTCTGGCCCGGGGCGCTCTCAGATTTAGAGCCAGGCTTTTCTTGTTGCGGTTGGCGCTGAGGAAATAGACATCCTCATCCTTATACGAATAGCGCTGATCCAGCGGCGTCCTCGACCCAAACTCGATGGCCACCTCTTGTGGAAGCTCGATCTTGATGATCTCAGCCCCCAGGTCAGCCAAGATCAGAGAGCCATACGGTCCGGCGAGAGCTCTGGTGAGATCGATGACTCTTACCCCCTCAAGAGGCCCTTTTGTCTGTTTTTGCTCTTCCATCATGTTCTCCGGGGTGGTGTAGAATCAGATTGTGACTGCGGGGCGATGGCAGATCGTCTCTATATCGCTTCTACCTCTGCCTTTCCACCTATTGTACCACGTCGCTGTTGGCGTTTTGCCAAGTTGGGCTTGCTCCATTTCAGCGCAACAACAGCGTCTTCATGCGCGTG
Protein-coding regions in this window:
- a CDS encoding CoA transferase, with amino-acid sequence MMEEQKQTKGPLEGVRVIDLTRALAGPYGSLILADLGAEIIKIELPQEVAIEFGSRTPLDQRYSYKDEDVYFLSANRNKKSLALNLRAPRAREVFYDLTRKSDVVYDNFRPDVMAKLGVDYETLKRINPRIISCSLTGFGNRGPYKDRPAFDLIIQALSGGMSITGHPDPSYPPARSGIPIADLAGGMFAAQGITSALYARERTGEGQRVDVALLDGQISMLSYIAAYYLISGVVERRLGSRHQTNPIYGAYKTMDNYVVICAHRGSFWKNLCRALDREELALDSRFDTDVKRIHNMEELGTVLDEIFATRTTAEWLERLHKCDVPCAPINTIPEALNDPQVLHRNMVVSLKHPDGGEIRVPGNPIKMSGTTQHPYEYPHKLGQDTEDILHGLLGYSMHRIDELRQARIIG